The region GAATTCGGGATATCGGGCGTCGTTCGCTTGTCCGATCGATACTACAAGCACCGCATGGATTGCGATTGAGAAAACGGACAACGGCAGGAGTCTGGGCCCATACCACAGGGATGATTTGTTATTGGAATTAATCATGGTGTATCTATTCAGATAGGCAACCAGCGTTTGGCGACTCGATATGCTTGATCAGTCCCGCTATTGAGACATCGAAGGGGACAATACCAAGCTTCAAGGCTGGAGAATCCGGCTGAAAACGAAAATCAACGTTGGCGGGATCGACAAAAAGGGGATCGACGGACAGGCTATGGGCGTCAATTCCTTCTTGTTTGTGCTTCTTGATAATCTGCTTGCCAAGTTGGGAATCGGCGGCAGAGAAGTAAATGTTGTGATCTGTGTTGGCTTGCTTCGCTTGGGCGAGAGCGCGTCGGTCCTCGGTCGATTGACTATTTTGTGCTGGTAGCTCGTCGATGAAAGTGCAATCGCCTGATTCAGAAAATCGAGATTCACGAATCGCGTCGCGAGCGCGCTCGATCGTGGCAAACGGACCATCCGACTTCTGCGAATTGGTCGTCGCGATAGTTCCTGACCAACCGTCAGAGCCTTGCGGAGACACATAGTAGTCCGCATCTGTCTCCGCGGCACGACAAAGATGAACCGATAGACATGCGAAGATCAAGACTAACGCATGAAGCTTCATCCTGGGTATTTCTCCGAATGTTGTGACAAGGGATATCGCCGAAACACACGCCTTTCGGTGATGGAGCGACGGCTAGGCCGTCTGTCTTTTCCACTCAAGCGAATTGACCGCCTCAATACGAATTGTCTCTTCCGTCGTATGGACCTAGGCCGTACGTGTTACTACCGGTAGCAGCATGTACCTGCCGTTGAAAAACGGACTGGCTGCCAAAATATCTGAATTTCGGTTGGCACCTGCTGCGTGATGGAAAATCTTTCCGGGATTTAGCCAACAGTTGCCTACAAGCACAGTTGACGAAAGGAAAGCGGATAGGCGGTGTTCGCAGAGTTAGGTTGTAAGCTACTTGGAAAGTGGTTGGGGGTTTTCAACAAAGGCAGCAGGTCGGCGATGCTGCTGCAACTCTTTTTCGAAGGCCATTGCATAGGACGTTAGTCGGGCGACGGTCTCAGGATGGGAGCCTAGCAAGTTCTTCTTTTCGCTGATGTCGGTCTCGAGGTTGAAGAGAGCAGGGTGGCTACTACGCGATCCTTTCGCGTTAGTTCCGGCAGCTGCCAGATGTAGTTTCCAATCGCCCGAACGCACCGCCTCGAGCGTGTTGCCTCTGAAATAGAAGAAGGCCTCGTGTGGACTCTCTGCTTCGCTCGACAAGACCGGCCAGATGTCCTTGCCGTCGATTACGCGATCTTCAGGCATTTGTGCACCTGCCAACTTGGCGAAGGTGGGAAGCAGGTCCATGGTTGTCATTAACTTATTGTTGACGACGCCGGCAGCGATTTTTCCCGGCCACCGAATGACGGTTGGTTCGCGCATGCCGCCTTCGAGGGTGCTTCCCTTCTTGCCGGACAGTGGCGTGGCTTTCCCCGGCAGTGAGGGTCCGTTGTCCGACGTGAAGATCACGACTGTGTTTTCGTCGAGTCCGCGTTCTTTCAATGCATCCAGAATTTGTCCAACCGACCAGTCGATCTCACCAATCGCTTGGCGAAGTAGCTTGTCACGAGTGCGATAGTCGATCGTGTCGTTTTTCGACTCGTTAGCAAGTTTAGCCTTCAAGGCTTGAGGCACATCTTTCATAAAGGGGGGCGACGCGTGAAGTGGTCGGTGGGGAATGGGATGAGGTATGTAAAGAAAGAATGGCTCGTCCTTGTGTTTCTCGATAAAGCCGATGGCTCGCTCGGTGATTCGCCGGGTCAGATAGTCAGCGTCCGGGTCCATTTCGACTACGGTTTCGCCATCGAGCAGCGGTAGAGGAGGGAAGTGGTATTTCTTCTGCTGGGTATGGTAAGGGTGTATGTCATGGCTATAAGGCAAGCCAAAGTACTCATCGAATCCTTGTCGTGTTGGGAGGAATTCGGACTGGTCACCGAGGTGCCATTTGCCAAAAATGCCTGTCTTGTAGCCGGCGGACTTTAGTACTTCGGCGATTGTAATCTCGCTTGGGTTCAACCCCTTGGCATCCCCAGCCAGAAGAACCGGGAAATTATCACCCGTCGCCATCTCAATCCGCTTCGGATAACAACCGGTCATTAGTGCCGCTCGTGACGGAGTGCAAACCGGAGCGGCTACGTAGAAACTTGTTAGCTTCGCGCCTTCATCCGCCATCTGATCGATCCGAGGCGTACTAACGTGTTTGCCGCCAAAGCAGCCGAGATCGGCGTAGCCTTGGTCATCCGTGAAGATGACTACAAAGTTGGGTTGCGCCGCTTCTAA is a window of Bremerella sp. TYQ1 DNA encoding:
- a CDS encoding sulfatase — encoded protein: MNKTVFALCLLACLAIRLEAAQPNFVVIFTDDQGYADLGCFGGKHVSTPRIDQMADEGAKLTSFYVAAPVCTPSRAALMTGCYPKRIEMATGDNFPVLLAGDAKGLNPSEITIAEVLKSAGYKTGIFGKWHLGDQSEFLPTRQGFDEYFGLPYSHDIHPYHTQQKKYHFPPLPLLDGETVVEMDPDADYLTRRITERAIGFIEKHKDEPFFLYIPHPIPHRPLHASPPFMKDVPQALKAKLANESKNDTIDYRTRDKLLRQAIGEIDWSVGQILDALKERGLDENTVVIFTSDNGPSLPGKATPLSGKKGSTLEGGMREPTVIRWPGKIAAGVVNNKLMTTMDLLPTFAKLAGAQMPEDRVIDGKDIWPVLSSEAESPHEAFFYFRGNTLEAVRSGDWKLHLAAAGTNAKGSRSSHPALFNLETDISEKKNLLGSHPETVARLTSYAMAFEKELQQHRRPAAFVENPQPLSK
- a CDS encoding DUF5123 domain-containing protein — protein: MKLHALVLIFACLSVHLCRAAETDADYYVSPQGSDGWSGTIATTNSQKSDGPFATIERARDAIRESRFSESGDCTFIDELPAQNSQSTEDRRALAQAKQANTDHNIYFSAADSQLGKQIIKKHKQEGIDAHSLSVDPLFVDPANVDFRFQPDSPALKLGIVPFDVSIAGLIKHIESPNAGCLSE